The Triticum urartu cultivar G1812 chromosome 5, Tu2.1, whole genome shotgun sequence genome contains the following window.
CGAGCTCTGATGGCCTTTTGGATTTCACTTCGTCTCGTACGGTTTCTCTTCTCCTTGCCAGCGTCTCTGTGTCAGTGGGATTTCGTTTCCACGGTTCTCAAGGCGGGTCCGGTCCCCTGCTCGCCGTTGCAGATTCTCGGCGAGGAAGAGTGGTCTTTACTCTAGAGATGTTCGTTCGTAGTACTAACCTACTACGTCGACGATTACACTAGGTTAGGCACAATCCCAAGCTCTAACCCCTAGGGCAATGATCAGTAGTTATCATGAGAGAGGACGTGTCCTGCTGGCGTGTTCCTCCCAAGCAACACGGCAACATGCTACTCCTACTCGCTTCAGAGTTTCATCGACCGAATAATGTTTCTTGTGCACCTGTTGATTCCGTCTACGCAGATTTGCAGCAAAAAAGGTAGAGGCTAGTCCGTCCTTGCAACACCGTTCAGTAAAAGCGAAGCAAGAGGAGTATTGGGGGCTGCCAGACCAAGGCGTGCATGCGATGAAAAGTCTTCTCTCCGGTGCAAAACCAAACGCCGAGATAGATTACGCTTCCACAGGCCAGACCGCCGGATAGAGGTCGAGGTTAGGGGTGAAAACAAAAGCAGCTGCAGGCTGCAGCGCCCGAGAGGATAGCAGTGAACGAGTAAACGTCGAAAGGAGGAGTAAATCGGACAGGACACCAGCAGACCGGAGTCCCAGACCACTCTGACTCACTCAGACTGACCGCTGCCCGTGGCCCGCACACTGCGGCGaaggagaaagagagagagagagagagagaggctcCTCGCAAGAACCGACGGGGACTGGACAGCGTGGTGTGGTAAAAGAAAGAAGTGCACAAGTGTACAGCCACCAAGGAAGAGAGAAGAACCAGAAGTAGCAGAGGGGGGAGGGAGAGCGCGGAGTGGGGCAGCGGAGGAGAGGCCCGGAAGCAAGGGTACaaggggagaggaacaaggagattcagagcggggaggagggagagaggcTGCCATGCCATGCGCCCGTGCCATGATGGCCGGGGTGGCATCATCGTAGGCGGTTAAAGGGGGGACACCGCTCGTCGTTCTCTCGCCCGTCCGGAAAGAAGCTGCCGGCCCTGctttgctgctgctgctctcttTCTCTTTTCCTTCCCCAgtctccttccttccttccttccttccttcggtggccgcttttcgCTCCGTCTTTTCCCCGTCGGCTTTGGGGTGGGGGCAAAGAAATGATGCGAGGTTCCGTCCATGCCTGCCTAGATGCTGCGGCTGCTCCTCtttagtagtagtagtactactgcCTGCGGTTTGAGCTGCGGTGGCGGGGGAGGGACGGAGCTCCTCCCGGTGATTCGCTCGGTGCCTCTGATAGTCTCTGATGTCCTGAGGTGTTGAGGGCTTGAGGCGGCTCTGCTCAAGTTACGCTCGGTGGTTCCTGGGGAGCTGGTGATTTGGTGGAGGATTGGGGGCGTCTGCGCGTGGCCGGAGCTTGAGGAGGATTTGTGGTGCCGGATTGGAGAGCAGGAGAGGTATGTGTCACATTCTCACGCTCCTCGTTATTTTCCTTTTGCTGCGTGTTAACCTGGCTGAAATTGGTCTCCCTGAGTCGCCAACTGCGGAAGATTTTAGGTGGATTTGGTATTTTTATACGGTGGCTTTGTTTCAATTTGCTCAAGATTGAGCATCCCTGCAGCCTGACTCTAGAAATGTTTGGAGTTTGTCTGGTAGTCCATGCGTGTTTGCTCATGAATCTTCAGAGCATTTGCTGGCGGTTCAGATTTCTGTCTGGGCTTCAGAGCCCGGTCTGAATTTGTACTAGCTTTCAGATGAAAAAACAGAGAGATCTAGGTGTTAACTATGAACTAGGAGCTGTACTCACACTGCACATAAAGAAGATGCTGTAAACTGTCTTGGTGAATTTGTTCCAATTTGCTCAAGATTGAGCAACCATGTAGTCAGGTTCTATAAATGTTTAGACTCTAGAGTTGGTCTCGTAGTTTGATTATGAAATTTCCGAGCATTTGCTGCTGGTTCGAATTTCTTTCTGGGCTTGAGAGATGGATCCCAAGTTTGCACCACTTTCGTAATGAAGAAGAGTGTGAACTATGTACTTGGAGGTACACTCACTGCTCATTGAGAGAGATACTGTAAACTGTCTGCTCTTTACTTCTTGATAAAATCTTCTCTTTCTTACTTACAGAGCAAAACATATACACTATTAGTTCCAGCTTCAGTTCATCAGTCTAACTCCTGCGTGTTACTTATTCTCAGGTATACGAACTAGTGCTGGTTCAGCAGCTGCCTCCAAGGGTCACTGGTCATAAGCTTCCTACATAATATGGCAGACTTCAAGGTTGGAAGCCTTGATGCCCGAGCAACAAAGTTCAGAACCGTCCCAATTGCTGTTACCCCGGAAGGGTTCTGGTGCTGCCCATCACAGACCGTGCTCCAGAAGACAGTGAAGAACCAAAACCAGCAGACAAGGCCTAAAGTGGGTGCATCCCCTCCTGCATCAAAGGCCTCCTCGGTCCAGAGGGCGCCAACTATCTCGTCGGAGAGGAGAACACATTCGACTCCAACAAGGTCCAGAGCTAATTCAGACGAGCAAAGATGCCCGGCGGCGGCGGACAATGCCACGTCCAATCCACCGAAGGCGGCGAGCGAGAGGCCACCGAAGCAGCATAAGATATCTGTTGGGTTTGGTCAGATTGAGATGAGTGACTTGAGAGTTGTGCTGTATGGCAAGGATGGTGTTGCTGTAAAGATGAGTGTGCACAAGAACATCCTTGCTGAAAATAGCACCTTCTTTGCCGATAAGCTGTCAAGGCAATCTCCAGTGTCCAGCATAGAAGTGCCTGATTGTGAAGATGTGGAGATTTATGTTGAGACTGTTGGCTTGATGTACTGCAATGATGTCAAGCAGAGGTTGATCAAGCAAAGTGTTCCACGCGTACTTCGGATCTTGAAGGTTTACCCAACGTTAACTCTGCATCTCCTTTTCTCAGTTTGATTAACTCTATAGTTTAATAATTAGCTAGTATAGATGTAGAAACGGTAAAAAGCCGAGCCTTCTGCTTTTGTTAGAGATAAGAAAGTTAGAATTGACATGTGCTGGTGCTTTAAGTTTTCTTTCTGGTGCTTTAAGTTAGTGCAATATTTTTCCTTAATATGGGGGCCTTTTTTTCCTTCACCGAAATGCTTTCAAATCTAGAAGCTTGTCATGTGTAGGGAAATCTAGTACTTAAATAAAAGTTAACTTTTAACTTGGTATGTCTACCTAAGGAAGCAACATATAATTATGAACCACCACTAGCCATTTTTTAAGTGTAACGAGTACTATATCCATGTCTGTTGCGTGTTGTTATATCAAAGGAATATTTTCTTCTATATAAATATTGCATTGTCACTTAATCCATGATAGTAAGTCAGCAAAGACGGCACAGCCCATGACTGATAATGCATCTTGCTTGCATGTACCGATTGGTGCAGATTGAGATAATCATACCAATCAGGCCCATGCTTCCATGCACATTGGCCATTCCTTAGCAACATGGTGCCTCAATTAGGATGAATGACCAACTTAGAATCTTCAGAACAAATGCACCTTTTTTTTCAACTTCTGTTTGCTGTTCGCTATGTAATTTAGTTCCTTCTATACTGTACAGGTTGCAGAACATTTGGGTTTCCGAGCATGTGTTCTGTCATGCTTGAATTACTTGGAAGCGGTCCCTTGGGCCGGGGAAGAAGAGGAGAATGTGGTCTCATCTGTTCGGCATCTTCAGACCGAGGATTACGGTGTCACCCCAATACTGAAGAGGGTATGCTCTGACCTAACGAGCCCACCAAATGACACGTTTGTGCGTATCATAGAACTAGTTTTGAAAAGCAGTGATGACAGAGGGAGGCGCGAGATGAAGTCCTTGGTGCTCAAGCTTCTCAaggagagcagcagcagctgtGCCAGTAGCTCTGCTGACCTATGTGTTGAGACCCTCTACAGCTATTGCCAGAATTGCCTGGAGTCTCTGCTGACCCTGTTTCAACAAGCATCTGACAGTGATTTCTCTGAGCAGTCTTTGGAGCTTAAGGAACCGGTTCTTCGGCAGATTACTCTCGAAGCGGATAATCTGTTATGGTTAACCGAGATTTTGGCTGGCAGGAATGCTGCAGAAGAATTTGCAGGCTTGTGGTCTAACCAACGTGAGCTGGCTGGGCTTCATTCCAAGCTACCGACCAAGTCGCGCCACCTTGTGAGCTGCGTCACTGCCAGGCTCTTTGTGGCGATTGGGAAAGGCGAAATGCTCCCGTCCAAGGACACCAGGCAGCTCCTCCTGGATGTCTGGCTGCAGCCTCTCATGGATGACTACAACTGGCTGCAGCACGGTTGCAGGTCGTTCGACCGGACCGTCGTCGAGGAAGGGATCGGGTCGACCATCCTGACGCTGCCGCTGGAGGATCAGCAGACGATACTGCTCTCGTGGCTCGGGAGCTTCCTCAAGGTTGGGAACAGCTGCCCCAACCTGCAGAAGGCCTTTGAGGTGTGGTGGAGGAGGACCTTTGTGCGGCCTTACGTCGAACAGCAGGGGAGCCGGTCGCAGTCGGGTCGGAGTTGAGATCTCCGGTGGCTTGCGCAGGGAAGCTATCGCGCGCCGTTTCGTAAGTAGAACATCGCTGAAAAAGGGTTTAGTCGTATAAGTTGATTTGTGTGAGGCTTGAGAATATGTTTGTGCGCTGTGCTTTGTGGTGCTTCTTCGGGTCTTCGCTGATACGTCAAGTTCTCTGAATTCTGGCTTACCGAATGCCTGGTCTGATGTGCTGCTTATTTACCACGAGACATCAGTTTGTTGCATTGCGTTTTGTTACCACAGACATTGTGCGGTAGTGGTGACACTGTATTATTGCGGCTCACCTGTAGAAACTGCATGCTTGTGATGCAATTGTAAATATTTTGCTGGGATGTAGGAGTACGTACTATTGTGATATTATTATCTGAGATTTGGGAGAGTTGAGTATTTTGAATCTTGCTTCAACGACATGCTTGCCTGGGATTCTACAAATGTTGCGGCTTCCTTTGGTTTGTAGGGTTTTTTTAGAAATTCTATAGGATAGAATTTGCAAAGGAAAAATTTCTTTAAaaccctttggtttgtaggaatggattcctattcctatgtaggataggaatcaatccttcacattttggaggaaaaaaaacattagcctagactcaataaAAAAAATCATATTCTATGCATCAAATGGTATCTCATTCTTTATAGGAATTGACATACacgtcatctcacttcctatgattttcctatctttatctttacctaataataaagcaaattggATTTCTTTCGTCCGTCATGACATTTTTCAGAGAAGTCCCTCTATTTCAGAGAATTCAACCCGCAGTCCTATTTTAAGTTAAAATGAATCGTTGTTTTCGTATTTTACACAAAAGTCCATGTCTTTTCTGGAAATCAACCCGCTGTTCGGATTTAAGTCACACCCGAACCGTTATTTTAAATTTTTTGAAAACCCCCCTGATGTTTTAGGTAATTCATTCACGGATCATATTTTTGTCAAACAAATGTtttttaaaatcatccatatcttttaaaccgtaactccgatttaaacatgttatatatgaaatttgattagaaaaatatgtagaatataaatatgagattatttttacctgttaagtatttttaaatattattttgaaatatatttgagtcaaaccaaatgattttctaaattatctgtatcttttaaaccgtaacttcgattttAACATATTGTATATGACATTTTATTAGAAAATTAtgtggaatctaaatatgatgttaattttacctgttaaatatttttaaaatattgttatggaagcaaacttataatttatagcgcAAGATTCGTTTTTTCATACCAGTGGCGATccggattgcaaataaacaccccactatGACCATATGCGGAAAAGCAAAcatcgataactacacatgcatacctctgaaaaatatcgcaggggaaaacaacagatttctcatcgcgagagagagaaagcgagcgagagagagagagagagggagaggcaggagagagggagagagagacgcctgaggattaaccatattcaacacacgtttttttgttgttttgtgtgaaTACCGAGGCCATCGAGGGTGAGAAGAAGGATAAGCGGCAAAGCAAATATGATGCCTTGCAAAAATAAAGAagatggacctattgtggtcttgagtgatagttgttgagttaagagcgtgtgttatgttttctctcccAATGCAACGCACGTGCTCTTTTGCTAGTTCCTATAAAATctctatcctatgaaccaaagaagacCTGAGCTACCTCGCAGCTTCCTGCTAAGGCAGCGTTATTAATTTTGCCTTCCAGGTCAGAGGACCAGATGTCTTCCTGTTTCAAACTTCAGATGGGACATGTCAGCGAAATCTGTCAGTTTTCTTTTCATGAAGCTTGTCAATTTGAATCATGTCGATCCCATGGATAATCAATCTGGGATGCTCGTAATGCAAAAGTCTTCTGCGATGATTACATCCTCTAGAACTCATGAAAGTATCATGCTCTCGTAGTCGGCGACGGACCGGTCATCGCCGAGCTGGGCGAGCGCCCTCCGCGGCCTGCAGCCCCCTGATGGTGATCCTCCCAGCGGGCGATCTAACCTAGCCCCCGCCTCTTGTTGGTTTCCTCTCGCCGCCGGGCCAACACCTCGAACGACTCCTCAGATCCTCCTCCTGGCCGTTCACAATGATATGGACGAAGCTATATTGTAACGGCACGGCTATTTGTCAGTTGCCTGAAAAACGTTGTACTATGTGAGCAGCAATTTGTGGTTGGATGATCAGTGGGGCGTCTTCAGTGGAAGATAATATTCCGTCGACAACTAGACGTCTATGGTGACTTTGTCAATCTTAAGGCCACCAGCTTAGTCTCACATAGATGCTCACAGGGATGAGATTTGCATGCTTGTGTTCATACAGATGAGTACATATATGTATATATTTGAGCGTTTGCATGTGTACTATTTCTAAAAGAGGTTAAACTAACCCATGTTCGGGTTTATAAGTCCTTCTTGAATTTTGAGCATAACTTTGACCCAAAATTTAAGTAATAATTATGAATTCTATAACAAAAAAGTATATAATTGAAAACACTTTTCAAATGCGAATTCAGCGATATACTTTTTGTGGCATGTAAGTTATATTTTGTTAGTCAATTTTCTAGTCAGATTTGGACTCAAAAGCTGAGGTGGATAAACTCGCATAGAGAAAATATGTAGCAGTAACTTTTTTTAAGGTTATCCAACAGTAGTTAGGTGCGGCAGTTGCAAAGCCTTCTTCGGTACCGTTTCGAGAGAGGAGGCTACCCGCGGGCGATCTAACCTAGCGGCCGCCTCGTGCTCATTTCCTCTCGCTGCTGTGCAAAGCCCTCGCGGCGCTGGCGGTGGAGGAGAGGTTGCTTCTCATCGGAAGGCGAATGGTCGGTATGGAGGAACTCAGGGGCTACGGCCGGACGACGATAGTTATGTGTGGGTGGATAATGGATGTCAGCAGACGATGATCGATGGGGGCGTTAGTGATCCATCACAGTGATCTTCAACGGCGGGCTGACCTGGCTAGGTCACCGAAGAAGAGGGAGTTGGTGCATTGTTTTGTATGACGGTGAGCTCAACATCGCACGCAGACCCGTCGTGCAAAGACATAGGCAATTTTTTCTTCTAATATTCTTTCGGGAGTCTTCGAATTTGGTTTGGCGCGGCGAGGTGGCGGCACTGTTCCCATGTAGGAATATTGTTCTCCCCACTCTTTCCATGTTCCCTTGGTGTGTTTATCATTGGCGAAGGGCATGTAGAGCTGCGTCTCCGATGGGTCTTTCGTGATCCGGTCAGTTTAGGTTTTCCTGGATCTGTCTGGATTCAGTCGGCGTTCGTGGTCTTTGGAGTTTCCACACGCCTTTATCGACATTTTCTTCTCCGGAATGACGATTTGCTTCGCAGTTCACGGCCGATGGCATCTCCTAGTCTGCACAGATGACTTCCTAGCCGTTGCTTCTACAAGCTTCTGGATTTCAAAAAGTTTTCTTCGCTAAGGCGGAGGCCCGGAGGCGACATCAAGCTATGGTCACGGTACACCATCTGGATGTAGGAGGAAGAAGACTTCCGCACCCCAAGAATTTGGAAGTAATTTTATTTTTTTGCATGGGTGTGTTTGTAAGGACCTGTAATACTTAATATATGGCCTTGGGCCCTTCCCAAAAAAGCTAGGTGCACTAGTTTTTCAcaacatgtgtgtgtgtgtgcacgcgctCGTATACGTCTGTGAGAGAAGAGAGGGGAGAGAAAGTCTGGGAAGGCAACACCACCACGTGAGATGCAATTCATCTTCGACGTGGCCATGGACAGTTAATCTTTGATATTGATGTTTTATTTGAACACTAGGTATAAACACAAATGTGCACAACAAGTTTTATATGCAATCTACTTGTAAATTATATTGTTGTCTAAAAGTTACACTACTATATGTGTGTTTTTGTATACTGTGGAACGGTGCAAATTTTATATAGTCTGTGTCAAAGTTTTGTCATAATTTAACAtaaagtattttttttcttttttagaGTATCCTTGATTATTCTATTTTTTTACCAGAGTACCCTTTCTTTATTCTACCTTACAAGAACTCATATTTTTGTCATAGTTCTAGTTTATTCTACCAAATAATGCCGGAACTTCCGAGAGAATCACTCTGATATCGCTacaaaaaagtgttctcagaaatgagctatcatgcgtgaagattcatgactttcaagccaaatgatcaatcttatggccgcATTCATGGCATGGTTtattcaaatgatctcatattttgcacaatggtgcatcttggaattccaaacaatgttgcttaagggagttttcattttctttgcatgaaaaatcaattttccattttccgagtgcccgaaatgagtttttttgtgaaggacctaccatatatttgttgcaaaattggaccaaatcaattttataaaatactaggacatatttaatgcataattgaaaaaatggttgggtgtcaaaagtcttgatccacctctggtgaaaaagataaatttctgccgattcaataggaagcgggtcaaatttgaactgcaactaccttattgtttgctctttatttttcccaaaaatcatttctaggtacataagtatctatttaagaataaatacatggtttggtggcgatacgtcgagttTGGGATGGTGGCCCAAGGCCCCAACTCCAAAGCgtgtaaactcgcatgcccgtcgcgtggtcaccgcgtgaccttgGCGTTGACATGCGTTCTGGGAGGTATAgacatgtctagtgggttgggaactccccaggtaggtgctaggaacaaaattacaacagaagaatctcacgaggagaccgacctatgctcaaagatgaattagcagccaagtgtttgattagcggtatggaaaatgcacatggccaatgggtgtgagttttggctaagtatgatcatctactaagaggaatgtcttcacaaattttcagctcaaaaggaggatcctaggtggtacttgctttgcaaagtaccacactggacaaaaatatgaatgttgaagctgggctcaaaataatgaatggattgagctgaaatttggtggaggatggttatttgggcataggaaacactgtagaaaattgataccatttggacatgccaaagtggtacttccttcacaatgctcttctttggacagaaacttgggaaaattagtgagagaaattggatgaatgaaatgatctCAAATTTgatgtaggtaagttacataggtatggtcatgcgcttgtaaattttcagatcatttgggtaagcctagctactACTTACTTCATAAAGCTtatctcgaggtagaaactttggaaatttccggAGAAAGATTTACcaggaaaatggagctgaatattatcatgtggcgatgatttgggtatggaagagtgcccaaaaagtttgagggtaataggaggttctagataacacttgctttgcaacgtgccaatctggccataaaatataaattgaacctgggctcacgtAGATGATTTGAATGAGCttcaatttggaggagggtgataatttgggcatatgaaggaactgtataaatttcatgtcatttggatatataaaaaaggtacttccttcacaatgcttctaggtggacaaaaactttgaaaatttgccgaggaagatttgctaggaaAATGGAGCTAAATTTTGTCATGAGGCAATGATTTGAATAGAAAAAAATTCCCAAAAATTTcaagggcaatcaagaatatataaatagcacttccttcataaagtgttgttgtgaacagaataggaaaatgaatattgttgaattatttttgaactaggcaaggaaggatttttacatatttgatgaagatatgacccaaagaatttatgataTATTTTtaggaattttgggaatgacagaaatataggttgcttcacaacctaggacAAAAATTggcacatggacatgacacataggcaaaactgacgAGGTGGCGCCAAGTCATACCAACCCACCACagtttacaaggttatgaccatctatattggtcatgatcagctagaaataaggcagcagactagtgttgtctgctttatgaccatttcgtgtaaggaaattatgacttttctgaccaaaatggtcgatATAGTTTAAGGTTTGGagcccccgaacagcttttgaccaattggtctcaaatggtcataaatctatgaccaattcttccagggtcactgatagaaaatcactagttgacatatttcttgtagtgtatcGAGAAACACCTATGATATCAAATAGCTCGAAGGTACTAGATGAAACGGGTTTGAAGGTACCAAATAAAGGATAGCATGTTTCTGCCACCGCACAATCAGGTGCTCATAAGTACTGAGGTTGACAGGACACCTACGAAAATGATGGAAAAAATGGCTAAGTCCTAGCCCGGAGGTAACTAGGTGACACCGTCGGGTGGTGGCCCACCCGTAGTGATCCTAACACCACACTACAACTAAGGGCACGAAGGGGCACTCATAGCCTCACATGGCACCATGTGTTTCCCGATGTATGGAGTCGGTGGGACGAGAATTATAGAGGCAAAGATAGATCTACCATCTATTAGGACGACCAATCAACGTAGAAACTTTGGCACACATGCACTTTTTTTTGTTGTTGCTAATATTCTACTCCATTATTCAACGTGTACATTAGTTCTGTCGAATCTATACTACTATATAGTGTAACAGTTGTGAATTGGACCTATAGATCAATCCTAACCATTGATCTGCTAAATCTAACTGATTACTAAACAGTAAGACTCAGCTACCTGCGAGCCTTCACGGCCATTTGGAGCTCCCAGCCTTCGGATCGCTGATTTGCTGTAACGTACGCACATGATTTCGTAGTTCACGTGCTAAGGCCGTTTCACGGGCCGCTGCTCCACAGTCTCACGTTAACTGGGCCGTAGATAAGCCCAGTCGAAAGTGCAAACCCATTCACACGCTAACAGGCCAGTCGTCCAGGTTTTCTGTTCCCAGCGATATCCCCCGCTGCTCCTCTGTTCGTTCGTCCGCAAAGCGCCGCCGCCGTCCTACGTCCCGTGGGCAAGCGCGTCTGCCTCCACTGCTCCTCTACTGCGCGACTGCCTCCGTGCCCTCCACTTGCGCATGATGGTCGTTGATTTACCGGGAGGATGTAAAAGAATGATGAGGTGACGGCAGTGGCATTCTTGATGACCAAATCGAGACGGTGCCGCCGGTAGCACAAGCTACGTGCTCAAGGCGTTGGCACATTGCCGCGAAATCCACAGGTAGAGATGCTCCTAGGGTCCGGCTGGTTGCACGTGAAGCGGGTGCACATTATATGTTCATTCTTGTGCTGATGGTTATATTGCTTTTCCTTGCTGATTGATTTCTAATCACGTGGGTCTACTACTGGGAAGTATGATCATGCCAAGTGCCAATTTCGTACTAATGTCTTCATTGGAAAAAGCTAAAGATATGTTACATCCCCTCCCGAATGGTt
Protein-coding sequences here:
- the LOC125510703 gene encoding BTB/POZ domain-containing protein At3g50780 yields the protein MADFKVGSLDARATKFRTVPIAVTPEGFWCCPSQTVLQKTVKNQNQQTRPKVGASPPASKASSVQRAPTISSERRTHSTPTRSRANSDEQRCPAAADNATSNPPKAASERPPKQHKISVGFGQIEMSDLRVVLYGKDGVAVKMSVHKNILAENSTFFADKLSRQSPVSSIEVPDCEDVEIYVETVGLMYCNDVKQRLIKQSVPRVLRILKVAEHLGFRACVLSCLNYLEAVPWAGEEEENVVSSVRHLQTEDYGVTPILKRVCSDLTSPPNDTFVRIIELVLKSSDDRGRREMKSLVLKLLKESSSSCASSSADLCVETLYSYCQNCLESLLTLFQQASDSDFSEQSLELKEPVLRQITLEADNLLWLTEILAGRNAAEEFAGLWSNQRELAGLHSKLPTKSRHLVSCVTARLFVAIGKGEMLPSKDTRQLLLDVWLQPLMDDYNWLQHGCRSFDRTVVEEGIGSTILTLPLEDQQTILLSWLGSFLKVGNSCPNLQKAFEVWWRRTFVRPYVEQQGSRSQSGRS